The Amycolatopsis sp. DG1A-15b genome contains the following window.
CGCACGCCTCGAGAGCTGCGGAAGGCCCGGCGGAGCAAGGCCCATTCCTGTTGGGGGCACCTGGTGGCCGCCCCGCTGTGGCCGTTGCACGGCGTGAACCTCGGCACTCTCCTGCGCACCTGTGACGCCGTCGGGGCGTGTCTCGCCGTCCCGCGGTTCCCGTGGGTGCCCGAAGCGCTGCGGAGGGGAAACACGTTGCGGCGTCCGGCCTGTGTGCACTGGGTGCACGACCCACCGGGCTGGCTGGCCCGCGAACGGGCGGCGGGCACCCGGGTGGTCGGCGTCGAACTGGCGGAGGAAGCCGTCCGGCTGGCCGACCTGCCCGCCGCCCGCGGCCGCACGATCGCCGTGCTCGGCCACGAGCAGACCGGGATCCCGCCGGAGGTCCTCGACCTGCTCGACAGCGCTTTCGGGGGTCCGGGTGGCGAAGCCCCCGGCCCGGGGCGAAGCCCCGGTTGTCACAGCGTCGTCGAAATCCCGATGGTCGGCACCGGCGCCAGCCTGAACGTCGCGGTGGCGGGCAGTCTGGTGCTGTACAAACTGGCCGGCCTGCTGTGACGGGTCTGGAGTGGACGGTCGCGGAAAGCGCAGCGTGGTGCGATCTGGTGTGCGGCGGGAAGTTCGGCCCGCGGGCGTGGACGAGCCCGCGCCGCACCCCGGAGTACTACCCGGACGCGGTGACGCTGACCCCGGACGCCACCGTCGCCGACATCCTCCCGTTCGTCGACGGCTCCGCGGGGTGTTCCGTCAAGGACAGCTTCGCGACCCTGGACCTGCCGGGGTTCTCGGTGCTGTTCGAAGCGACGTGGATCGCGTGCGGGCCGGGTGTGCCCGAGCCGGGCTGGCGGCGAGTGGCCGGCCACGGCTTCCCGAGCGACGACTCGGTGGCGGTGCTGTCCCGCGGCTCGGCGGTGGTCGTCGCCCACCGCGGCGACGGGGTGGTGGGGCTGTCCAACTTCTCGGGCGCGGACGACGACTGGCCCGGTGCGGTCGCCGCGGTGGCCGGCGCCTTCCCGGGTCTTCCGGTGGTCGGCTACGAACACGGCGAGGCGCTCGGCAACGCCATGGCCCACGGCGCGGAGCCGCTGGGCCCGCTGCGCGTGTGGGTGCGTTAGCCCGCCTTGGCCGCGGCCTTGGCGGCCTTCTTGAACGCGCGGACTTCGGCGAGGGTTTCGGCGCTCGTGACGTCGGCGATCGACCGGCGCGAGCCGCGGTCGCCGTACGCGCCGGCCGTCTCGCGCCAGCCCTTCGGCTGGATGCCGCGCTGCTTTCCCAGCAGGGCCAGGAAGATCTTCGCCTTCTGCTCACCGAAACCGGGCAGGGCCCTCAGCCGCTTGAGGACCTCCGGACCGTCCGGCTTCGGGCGGCCGTCGAGCCAGATGCCCTCGGTGCGGCCGTCGTAGGTCTCGATGATGTGCTGGGCGAGCGCGTGGACGCGGCGGGCCATCGAACCGCCGTAGCGGTGGATGGCGGGCGGGATCACGCAGAGCTCGACGAACGTCTCGACGTCGGTCGCGGCGATCTTCGCCAGGGAGAAGCCGTCCATCCGGTCGGCGATCTTCCGCGGGCCGGCGAAGGCGTGCTCCATGGGGAACTGCTGGTCCAGGAGCATCCCGACGAGCAGGGCGAACGGGTCGTCGTTCAGCAGCTTGTCGGCGGCCGGGTCGCCGGTCAGGTGCAGTTCGCGCAGCATGCGGTCATCTTGACACAGCCTGCTTCTCCGGCAGGTGGGCGACGACCAGCGCCACCGTCGCGATGAGGAAGTTCTGCAGCGCCGGCTGCAGCCCGTTCCACTTCTCCGACTGCCACATCTGGAACCACTCGCCGCCGATGGCGAGGAAGCCGACGCCGAACAGCAGCACCCACATCACCCAGCCGAGCGTCGACAGCGTTCGCCCGGCGGAAACACTCCCGCGAAGCCACGCCACGAACGCGGCGATCAGCACCACCGCGGTCAGCACCTCCCACGTGATGATCACGACGTAGGCGGTGTTCTGCAGCCCCGGACTGGTGATCGCGCGCCACATCATGTCCGGTGAGCGGAACGTCGTGTCCATCGCGAGCACGTGCTGGACGAACGCCTGGTTCGTACCGAAGTCGGTGATGTTGCCGAACGCGATGAGCGCCATCTGGAGCGCGGTCATGCCGGTGAGGACGGTGACCGCGAACCGCAGGCCGCCGATCCTGGCGAGGAACCCCGTGTCCGGATCGTAACGACGCCGTCACCGGGTTTTCGCGTAGCGCGACGGCGTCGTGCCCAGGTACCGCTTGAAGTGCCGCGTCAGGTGGGCCTGGTCGGTGAACCCGGCCGCCGTCGCGACCTCGGCGGCCGGGGTGCCGCCGAGCAGCAGCCGGCGGGCCCGGTCCACCCGGCGGCCGGTCAGGTAGCGGTGCGGCGGCAGGCCGAACCGCGCCCCGAAGCAGCGCACGAGGTACGCCGGGTGCGCGCCGAGCGTCTCGCCCGCTTCGGCGAGCGTGAGCGCTTCCGGCAGATGAGCGTCCAGCAGGTCCCGGAGGTCGTCGGCGAGGCCGCGCTTCGGCTCGGGCGACGCCGGTTTCCCCAGGTGGGTGCGCAGGCGGTCGGCCACCAGCACCAGCCGGCTCTCGGCCTCGAGCGTGTCGCCGGGCTCGGCGAGGGACTCGTGGAGCTGGTGGATGCGGGTGCGCAGGAGGCCGTCAGCGAGGCTGGGCCGGTCGACCGCCGCGCCGATCAGGTCCTCGCCCAGCACCGGCGTGTCCAGGTAGAGCACGCGCTTGCGGAAGCCGTGGCTGGTCGCGGCGCGGCCGTCGTGGGCGACGTTCGGCGGCAGCAGCGTCACCGCCGGGCCGAGCGCGCCGTGGTGGTGGCGGTCGAGGTCGTAGCGGATGACGCCGTCGTCGACGATCAGCAGCGTCCACGTGTCGTGCGTGTGCAGCGGGTAGGCGTGCGTGGTGAAGCGCGCGTGGAAGACCTCGGCGATCCCCGGGACCGCCGGCCGCCAAGCTTCGACGTGCGCCATGTCAAGAACGTACAAGACGCGGGCGTCGCGCCCGGGCGAGTCTTCGGGGCATGAGTTCCTTCGACACGAAGATCGCCGTCCTGCTCCGCGACGACCTGGCGTCCTGGCAGCGGCTGAACGTCACCGCGTTCCTGGTGAGCGGCATCGCCCACGTGACCCCCGAGCTGATGGGCGAGCCGTACGCCGACGCCGACGGCACCGAGTACCTGCCGATGTTCGGCCAGCCGGTGCTGGTCTTCTCCGGCACGGCGGACGTCCTGACCGCGGCGCACGGCCGTGCGCTGGGCCGCGGCCTGCGGTTTTCGATCTTCACCGACGAGCTGTTCCACACCGGCAACGACGCCGACAACCGCGCGGCGGTCCGCGAGGTGCCGGGGGAGAAGCTGGCGCTGGCCGGGCTGGCGGTGCACGGGCCGAAGAACGCCGTGGACAAGATCCTCAAGGGCGCGTCATTGCACCGCTGAGTAAAACTGCTCTATCCCCCGGCCGGGTGAGCTGGCAGCATGATCGGCAGCGCCGCGGAGAGCGGCTCGGGATGGGGAGGTTCCGTGAATTCACTTCGTCGTGCGTGTGTGGTCCTGACGGCGGCGGCCGGGCTGGGCTCGGTGCTCGTGCCGGCCGCTTCGGCGGACTCGCTGCAGACGGTCGCCTACACCTCGGAAGACGGCGCCTGGCCACTGGAGGGCAGCGCGCAGTACGCGGCGCCGGGCGACGAGATCGCCGTCTTCGAGTCCACCCAAGGCATACTGTGGATCGACGTCCAGTCGGGCCTGAAGGACCTGAACGTCGAGCTGAGCGCGCCGGCCGGGGAGACCCTGCACACCGGCACGTACACCGGCGCGCGCTTCCGCGGCCAGAGCGACCCGGCGCTGAACACCCCGGGGATCTTCGTTTACACCCACGGCAACGTCTGCGGTGACGACTACGCGGACTTCACCATCGACCGGCTGGACAAGGACGCCGACGGCCGCACGACCGACGTCGACGTGACGTTCGTCCAGCACTGCGGCAGCCCGGACGGCCCCGCCACCCGCGGCGAGGTCCACTTCCACGCCTGAGTCACGGGGCCGTCGCGTGCACCAGGAACACGCTGCGGACCCGCTCGCCGTCGTCGACGGTGAACGTCCGCGCTGAAGCGTCCACGAAGCCCGCCGACGAGGCCAGTGCCGCCGCCTCGGCCTCGTCGTGCGGGAACTTCAGATCGTCCGGCACCAGCTCCGCGAACGGTCCCGAGGGCTTGAACCGGGCCCCGGAAACCACCGAAAACGCCAGCCGCCCGCCCGGACGCAGCACGCGCAGCCAGTCCGGGAACGCCGTCGCCCCCAGGAAGTGCAGGGAGGACGCGCACAGCACCACGTCGGCCGAGTGGTCCTCGACCGGCATCGGCACGGCGGGCGCGACCTGCCAGGAGATCCGCTGCTCGGGGTCGAGCTCCGACTTGGCCTCGGCTCGCGCCAGCATCTCCGGCGACAGGTCGACAGCGAGCACCCGCGCGGGCTTCAGCCGCAGTGCCGCGTACGCCGCGAAACCGGTTCCCGTGGCGACGTCGAGGACCAGCTCCGGGCCATCGGGCAGGGGCTCGACCAGCGCTTCGGCCACGCGGGCGTGGAAGGTGTCGTCGTCGTAGTGCTCGGCTGTGCCGTCGAAGAAGGCGGCCCGGGATTCGTCGCTCACGAACCCAACCTAGCCGGGACCACCAGCGGTTTTCAGCGGACGGCGGCCGGCGAACCCGAGGTCGGCGCGGTGGTACCAGCCCAGCTCGCGGTCACCTTCGAGCCAGCACAGGAGGACGTCGGTGCCGTCCAGCTCGGCCGGGAAGTCGACCAGCAGCGGCGCGAACCCCTTGAGCTCGGCGCCGGTGCGCTGCACCGTCGTCATCAGGTCGTCGAGGCGGGCCTGGGCGGCCTTCCACTCGGGCAATCCGCCCAGCTCCGTGCCGCGGCCGCCTGGCCGCAGCGACGCCGCGAGCTCGGCGGCGTCGGCCCGCACGCGCACCAGTTCGTCGAGGACCGGCCGCAGGCGCGCCAGTTCGTCGCGCGCTTCCGCGACGGTGAACAGTCCCATTCGCCGATGATGCCACCGGCGTGCGTCAGGCTTCGCGCCGCCGCCGGACCAGTGCGTTGGCCAGTCCGCTGCCGACCAGCAGGAAGCCCACGCCGAGCAGGCCGCCGATGAAGAGGAAGTCCATGACGCCGTACGCGATGTCGCTCTTCGGCATCAGGTTGACCAGCCGGAACCCCCATTCGGGTACGGCCATCGCGGCGACGCCGGGCAGCACGCCGTAGATCAGGCCGCCGAGGATCGGGCCGACCGCCGACAGGGCGCCGAGCGCGGCGACGACCAGCAGCAGGATCGCGCCGCCGGCCAGCAGCGCGATGCCCAGCGGGTCGCGGTTGGTGCTCAGCGTGGCCTGGATCAGCTGCTGCTGGCGCAGCCCGCCCCAGCTCAGCAGGCCCAGGGCGACCGGCGTCAACACGAGCCCGCCGAGTGCGCTGACGACGTGCGCGGCGCCGCGGCGGGGCCGCTCGTCGAGCACGTCGGCGGGTTCATCCTGCTCCTCGTAGTCGTTCTCGTAGTCGACTTCGTAGCCGGCGTACCGATGGGTCGACATGGGCGTCACCTCTCGCATCGAATCACGGGTGGCATCGTGCCCTGGTTCACCGCCGAACACCTACGGTCGCTCGGCGAGCGGTCGGATCGGGTTCCCGCCCGGTGATCCGGGCCACAAAGCGCGGGTGGAGACTTGATGCCGACCACTACTTGAACCATCCAGGTGCGTCAAGCAGTACGCTTGTACCGCTACCGGCGAGACGTATCGAAGAACGCGAAGATCCGCGGAAGGAGCACCGCTGCTCATGGCCAAGATCAAGGTCCAGGGCACCGTCGTCGAACTCGACGGCGATGAGATGACCCGCATCATCTGGCAGTTCATCAAGGACAAGCTGATCCACCCGTACCTGGACGTGAACCTGGACTACTACGACCTGGGTATCGAGGAGCGGGACCGCACCGACGACCAGGTCACGGTCGACTCCGCGAACGCGATCAAGAAGCACGGCGTGGGCGTCAAGTGCGCCACGATCACCCCGGACGAGGCACGCGTCGAAGAGTTCGGCCTCAAGAAGATGTGGCTGTCCCCGAACGGGACGATCCGCAACATCCTCGGCGGCGTGATCTTCCGCGAGCCGATCGTCATCCAGAACATCCCGCGGCTGGTGCCGACGTGGACGAAGCCGATCATCATCGGCCGCCACGCCCACGGTGACCAGTACAAGGCGACCAACTTCAAGGTCCCCGGCCCGGGCAAGCTGACCATCAGCTACACCCCGGACGACGGCTCCGAGCCGATGGAGTTCCAGGTCGCGCAGTTCCCCGAGGGCGGCGGCGTCGCCATGGGGATGTACAACTTCAAGAAGTCGATCGAGGACTTCGCGCGCGCGTCCCTGCAGTACGGCTTGGACCGCGGCCTGCCGGTCTACCTCTCCACCAAGAACACCATCCTCAAGGCCTACGACGGCCAGTTCAAGGACGTGTTCGAGGAGATCTTCCAGAACGAGTTCAAGGCCGACTTCGACGCCAAGGGCATCTCCTACGAGCACCGCCTGATCGACGACATGGTCGCCGCGGCGATGAAGTGGGAGGGCGGCTACGTCTGGGCGTGCAAGAACTACGACGGTGACGTCCAGTCCGACACGGTCGCGCAGGGCTTCGGCTCGCTGGGCCTGA
Protein-coding sequences here:
- a CDS encoding TrmH family RNA methyltransferase; this translates as MAAPLWPLHGVNLGTLLRTCDAVGACLAVPRFPWVPEALRRGNTLRRPACVHWVHDPPGWLARERAAGTRVVGVELAEEAVRLADLPAARGRTIAVLGHEQTGIPPEVLDLLDSAFGGPGGEAPGPGRSPGCHSVVEIPMVGTGASLNVAVAGSLVLYKLAGLL
- a CDS encoding HhH-GPD-type base excision DNA repair protein; translated protein: MLRELHLTGDPAADKLLNDDPFALLVGMLLDQQFPMEHAFAGPRKIADRMDGFSLAKIAATDVETFVELCVIPPAIHRYGGSMARRVHALAQHIIETYDGRTEGIWLDGRPKPDGPEVLKRLRALPGFGEQKAKIFLALLGKQRGIQPKGWRETAGAYGDRGSRRSIADVTSAETLAEVRAFKKAAKAAAKAG
- a CDS encoding DUF2165 domain-containing protein, which gives rise to MGGLRFAVTVLTGMTALQMALIAFGNITDFGTNQAFVQHVLAMDTTFRSPDMMWRAITSPGLQNTAYVVIITWEVLTAVVLIAAFVAWLRGSVSAGRTLSTLGWVMWVLLFGVGFLAIGGEWFQMWQSEKWNGLQPALQNFLIATVALVVAHLPEKQAVSR
- a CDS encoding AraC family transcriptional regulator gives rise to the protein MAHVEAWRPAVPGIAEVFHARFTTHAYPLHTHDTWTLLIVDDGVIRYDLDRHHHGALGPAVTLLPPNVAHDGRAATSHGFRKRVLYLDTPVLGEDLIGAAVDRPSLADGLLRTRIHQLHESLAEPGDTLEAESRLVLVADRLRTHLGKPASPEPKRGLADDLRDLLDAHLPEALTLAEAGETLGAHPAYLVRCFGARFGLPPHRYLTGRRVDRARRLLLGGTPAAEVATAAGFTDQAHLTRHFKRYLGTTPSRYAKTR
- a CDS encoding DUF2000 domain-containing protein; the protein is MSSFDTKIAVLLRDDLASWQRLNVTAFLVSGIAHVTPELMGEPYADADGTEYLPMFGQPVLVFSGTADVLTAAHGRALGRGLRFSIFTDELFHTGNDADNRAAVREVPGEKLALAGLAVHGPKNAVDKILKGASLHR
- a CDS encoding class I SAM-dependent methyltransferase, with the translated sequence MSDESRAAFFDGTAEHYDDDTFHARVAEALVEPLPDGPELVLDVATGTGFAAYAALRLKPARVLAVDLSPEMLARAEAKSELDPEQRISWQVAPAVPMPVEDHSADVVLCASSLHFLGATAFPDWLRVLRPGGRLAFSVVSGARFKPSGPFAELVPDDLKFPHDEAEAAALASSAGFVDASARTFTVDDGERVRSVFLVHATAP
- a CDS encoding DUF2203 domain-containing protein, whose product is MGLFTVAEARDELARLRPVLDELVRVRADAAELAASLRPGGRGTELGGLPEWKAAQARLDDLMTTVQRTGAELKGFAPLLVDFPAELDGTDVLLCWLEGDRELGWYHRADLGFAGRRPLKTAGGPG
- a CDS encoding NADP-dependent isocitrate dehydrogenase, producing MAKIKVQGTVVELDGDEMTRIIWQFIKDKLIHPYLDVNLDYYDLGIEERDRTDDQVTVDSANAIKKHGVGVKCATITPDEARVEEFGLKKMWLSPNGTIRNILGGVIFREPIVIQNIPRLVPTWTKPIIIGRHAHGDQYKATNFKVPGPGKLTISYTPDDGSEPMEFQVAQFPEGGGVAMGMYNFKKSIEDFARASLQYGLDRGLPVYLSTKNTILKAYDGQFKDVFEEIFQNEFKADFDAKGISYEHRLIDDMVAAAMKWEGGYVWACKNYDGDVQSDTVAQGFGSLGLMTSVLRTPDGRTVEAEAAHGTVTRHYRQHQQGKPTSTNPIASIYAWTRGLEHRGKLDGNQELIGFANTLEQVVVETVESGQMTKDLALLISKDQPWQTTEEFLATLDDNLAKKIAQG